The sequence below is a genomic window from Ctenopharyngodon idella isolate HZGC_01 chromosome 11, HZGC01, whole genome shotgun sequence.
CAGAACAATGAATTTTGCCAAAAGGCGAGGAGTTCACAGGCAAGAGTTTCACAAGGTTTTATGAGTCAGTCCAGATCTGTCGCTCAATGAATGTAATCTGCCATCGGCTGTAAATAACCTTCTAAGAGGATTGAGAGACGTGTGTGTGTCAGATATTCACTACAACACAAAAGCGATAAAATGTTCCATTAATGTATGAAACGTAGACTGTTTCAGTCTCTTACGTGTGGCTTTAGTGTTTAAAACATTCACCTTGAGACTGAAGGATTTTCTGAATGAATGAAAGCATTAATAGACCAGATGGGTCAACAGAACTGAACCATTTAGACTTGCAGAACTACTGACACAAAGAAGTAAATGAATCAGTGTCAGCGTGCGCCACTGTAGAAACACTGACTCATAGATGGTGGTTTTGTTATATGACTGATAACCAACATGAAGAATCTGAAGTGTTTTGAAGTTCTTACGAACTGTTGGATGTTGGTGTTTTAACACCAACATCACCATTTTTATCACTGCTTTAGATAAAAACAATGATTCAGGGTTGACTGTTAAATTTCACATGCCAAACACTGCAGTTCAGTCAGAACCTTTGATTAATTCAGTTTACACAAGAAAATAATTAGAAAGAAACATCAGATCAAAGATAGACACAAAGATTCTTTATTTACAAACCCAACGAAGTGCAGGAACACAAACTCCTGTCACATCTGAGCACGCTCAAACTACATAAAAAGAGTAAATAAAAAGAATTACAagagatgaaaaataaaagatcCAAATGAAAGCAAAACTGTAACTGTGCTGGAGTATTTCAGCCCTCAGATCAGGTCGGCCACTGAAACACAAGAGTTCAAGAGAGTCGATAATCTGGATTAAACCTCGACATTCTGATAACGTTATACTCATTTATTCATGTCACAAACACATTCCTGCAGATGTGAAATGAAGACTCACCGTTCATGGGCATCTCATCGATCTGTGTGGAATAGTACTGCTCAATATCACGGAGGATACGGATGTCGTCGTTCTTCACAAAGTTGATGGCCACACCCTTCCTGCCATAACGACCCGATCGACCAATCCTGACGAGAGACACGATAATTCAAACTCACATCTGATGATCAAATCTGTCTAgatcagttattttaatatcattgagatacagttattaacagtttgatttagttttatattttttgttgtgtttcatCATACAATccattttatattcatattaacaacttttaaaactaattattgtgcttgatgtgaatgggcctttataTCTTATTTTGAGTAACAAATGCTTTAGTTTTAGTCAACTTTAGTAACCCTGCTCTAGATGTTTGTACTCAAATGTGTCTACAGCGAAcgagttcattcattcattcctgAGAGACCGAGATCTGTGTCCGTACCTGTGGATGTACAGCTCTCTGTTGTTGGGAAGATCGTAGTTAATGATGAGAGAAACCTGAGGAACATCCAGACCTCTGGCCCAAACGTCTGTGGAGATCAACACTCGACTGCACGAGAAAAACAGCAGAAAGATTACCATCTCAAACACTTCTGGGACATTAATCTGCTTCCTGTCGACTGTGTTTAAAGTCGATGTAACTATTGTATTATATCCATATTGTATAACAGAAAAAATGTAAGGCGAGGCTTGGTTCTGTGCATCAGTTGTTGATTGAGTGTCGAGGTGTGGGCGTGGCTCTCAAGTGTATGCAGATGAGTGAGCTGGTAGGGGCGGGGCTTAACGTgcactaaatgattggagaatcCTGCATACGTCACCAAAGATCCAGTTACGACATTAAAAGctcaagattttaaaaaaaatgaaacctgCACGGATGAATTGTTCTGTAAGATCTATAACATGTTTAGAAAATAGTGATTTTCATCAGTTTTGGAGTTTACCTGGCTCCAGATCTGAACTCCTTCATGATGGACTCTCGCTCTTTCTGTGGCATGTCTCCATGCATCGACGACACGGTGAAGTTCGCCTCCCTCATCTTCTCTGTCAGCCAGTCCACCTGAAAACACACGgcagaaattaaacaaaaccGAACAACACAAAAGCACAACTACATTATCAACACTGATTCATCAGCATTCGACTGCAAAATAAATACACTACAGGTCaaaagttttgattttttaaatgtttgtgaaagagtctcttctgctcaccaaagctgtgTTTACTtgatcaaatacagtaaaaatagtgaaatattattccaatgtaaatcagctgttttctatgtgaatatatagtaaagtgtaatttatatcctgcgatcaaagctgaattttcagcatcattactccagtcttcagtgtcacatgatccttcagaaatcattctaatatgatgatttgctgttattcatcaaggacacattaaactgatcaaaagtgacagtaaaaagattctatttcaaataaatgctgttcttttgaactttctattcatcaaagaatcctgaacaaTACAACGCAATATGAAGTTATgctttacaatatattcacataaaacatccattctaaaaatgtaataatattcacaatattactgttttaatattCCAAACTTGACCAGTTATGTAGTTTTGTGCATGAAAACATCACATAACCTCTCATAGTGCTCACAAAACAGGAAAAAAGTCTGCTCATGAAGATTGAATGTTTTGGATATTTTGATGACTAATGAGTGGCTAATCCACTAAACACTCAACTGGTTGTTGGACAACTAGCTGACCATACTGACCCACCCCTACCAGATATGCTGGACATCTAGTTGCCAAACACTTCTAGTAGATGAGTAAGTGTAGCGTGGTGTATTGCAGACCCTGACCTTGCGTTTGGTGTTGCAGAAGATGACGGCCTGCGTGATGGTCAGCGTGTCGTACAGGTCACACAGTGTGTCAAACTTCCACTCCTCTCGCTCGACAGCCACGAAAAACTGCTTGATCCCCTCCAGTGTCAATTCATCACTGCAGACAAACGAAAACACATCAACTCAACGTGACGTTTGCTCTCAGAGCAGCTACACGTacacaatattttaaactcatcCCATTTATGCGTCATATACACACTGCAGTCAAAACAAATGTGCTGTTAACCCTGTTCATTACGAATGACCTCAAGCTCTCACCGTTTGACCAGAATGCGGATGGGGTCGGTCATGAACTTGTTGGTCATCTCCAGGATCTCGTGTGGCAGCGTGGCGCTGATCAGACACACCTGAGTGGCGGGCGGCAGGTATCGGTACACGTCGTAAATCTGTTCCTTAAAACCTGCGGAAGCGAAACTTAAGAGTCACAAACACTCGCAGGTTCACACACGTGATCTCATGCGTTCTGAAGTACTGCGTGACTCTTTACCCTTGTTGAGCATTTCATCCGCTTCATCCAACACCAGCATCTTAATGGCACGAGTCCTCAAACTCCTCCTGCGGATCATGTCTGAGAGAGAACGAGATTTTATGTCATGAATCATGTAGATTAAAGGGCCACAACAGGATGATCTCCTTTGAAATAAGATTGTTCTGTACAGTGAGAAAGAAACGCACAAATCTAGTAGAAACTAAGCTGGAAAAACAGACACGAAGAGAGGAGCGCAGAAACTCGCTGTCAACACTgacctgtgatttatcactaaagtagcttaagctcaaaagttatagcatatatttttctacttttgaagtaactacttacaacccacagcttcacaattaatagagagacgatatgactaattcacacacacaatcactctCGTTACGTATTTTGTCAATCAAGCGACAAGCACGAGTCTTTTCTTCTGCTTTACTACAAGTTACAgcacaaaaataaacatgcattaaCAACAAAAGTAATGTTGAAAGATTCagaacaacttactgaaatgaatgcattgttcaatcagtgtttcaaacatggaaagacgtcaataaaacagcttgagaacaaaataacgtcacatttacctcaggaaataAACGCTAAACTCACCGAACACGCGGCCGGGCGTTCCTGCCACCACATGCTGCCCGTAGTCCAGCTTCCTGATGTCTTCTCCCACGTTTGTGCCTCCGATACAGGCGTGACACTGAACGTTCATGTAGTCACCCAACGCCAGGAGCACCTGCAGGACAGAGGAAATGACATCACGTCAGACACGTGAGAGTAAAAAAACACCCAAAGCATAAACGTGTTTTCTAAATCTTCACCTTCTGGATCTGTCCTGCTAACTCTCTGGTCGGAGCCAAAATCAGTGCTTGAGTCTCTCGAACCTAGTAAAACAAGAAATTGTTTGTGgaaatatatactttaaaagactATAAATGATACTAAAACTTCACTGGAAGTTAAACGAAAAGCGCAACGTACCTGTATATCCAAACACTGCAGCACTGAGATACAGAACGTGGCTGTTTTACCGGTTCCAGACTGAGACCTGGAGAACAGACAAACAGCGTTAGTCAATTTAAAAAACAgcaatgaatgtttattgcattatgtccAGCAGTTTTCCATAATTTCTCTACAACAAAACCTGTGAGACTTACTGGGCGATGACGTCTCTTCCCTTGATGATCTGTTTGATGGCTCTCTGCTGGATGGCTGATGGCTTCTCAAACCCTGAAATCAGTAAATcattcaaataaacatttataggTATTTACATACTACAATAGTACTGTGTTAGTGAGCATAACTGTCCAGCTGCGGATGTTATCCTAGTTATAAACATCCCACAATATACAATAAAGCTGTACTAATCAAATATCACAAGTAAACTTGTATGTGCAAGAATATAAACAACTTCATTCTGATCTCTCATTGTCTCACACATCATAGACTTGAtcttttatatacacacacacacacacaacaacaattTCTACTGACTGAACTAGTTGATTTTAACACAGTAAGGTTGATCTGATGTAAAGGCCGCTGTATTAAACCCCCACAATCTCCTCAGTTTCTAATAACAATGTGAAATCAGTGTATTGATCGGTACAGTTCGCGTAGATCTTCTCTCACTCCCTAATGAATCTCATATAGAGCTCTATAACATGATATGCCATGAATTTCAGcagtaattaattattaattaagcGTTTTTACCGTACGCGTAGATCCCGCGCAGTAAATCTTCCCTCAGGCCCATCGTGTCAAACGTCGGCGTCACATCGACCTCTTCACTCGTCTCAAACTCGATTTTCGTCATGTCTTCCTCCTTCAGGATCCTCTTCCTCACGGGAGCTGCGGCGGCGGCCATAATTATGattgatttttaatataaataacgagtaaaaatatgaaagcGCGTCTGTGCGCGTACACAGGCCGAACGGAAGAGCCGCGTGTGTCGCAGCTGTGACGCACAATGCACGAGACGCGCGGTGACGTTACTCTAGCTGTTCCCGCCCACTATTTAAATTcgaattatgtttatttaaaagatatcatatttcacaatcacttaaagggatagttcacccaaaaaaaagaaaattctgtcatcatttactcagcatcaagttgttccaaacctgtattaatttctttcttctgctgaacacaaaagacacTATTTTGAAgagcaccattgacttccatagtatttttttttttccatactatggaagtcaatggggtccatcaactgtttagttaactcatattcttcaaaatatctttttgtgtTCAAACATAGAAATTCATAGAGGTTCGGAaccacttgagggtgagtaaatgatgacagaattttcatttttggttaagCTTTCCCTTTAAACATAGTAAATGTGCAAATAATAACACATTTCTATAGTATAATGGCGTAGATTTATAATGCTGTGCTGTTTCATGGTTTATCATGTGTTACTATTGTTGAGTAAAAATGGCAACAATACAAAATCTCACATTAGCACA
It includes:
- the eif4a3 gene encoding eukaryotic initiation factor 4A-III, coding for MAAAAAPVRKRILKEEDMTKIEFETSEEVDVTPTFDTMGLREDLLRGIYAYGFEKPSAIQQRAIKQIIKGRDVIAQSQSGTGKTATFCISVLQCLDIQVRETQALILAPTRELAGQIQKVLLALGDYMNVQCHACIGGTNVGEDIRKLDYGQHVVAGTPGRVFDMIRRRSLRTRAIKMLVLDEADEMLNKGFKEQIYDVYRYLPPATQVCLISATLPHEILEMTNKFMTDPIRILVKRDELTLEGIKQFFVAVEREEWKFDTLCDLYDTLTITQAVIFCNTKRKVDWLTEKMREANFTVSSMHGDMPQKERESIMKEFRSGASRVLISTDVWARGLDVPQVSLIINYDLPNNRELYIHRIGRSGRYGRKGVAINFVKNDDIRILRDIEQYYSTQIDEMPMNVADLI